From Thermogladius calderae 1633, a single genomic window includes:
- a CDS encoding MBL fold metallo-hydrolase: MRELSSIRLVVLVDDYAGFTEGLLGEHGFSTLVELRYSDGLVKRVLFDTGATSRVLLFNARRLGLDLGLVDYVVVSHRHWDHTGGIPGVAKVNQKATVIAHPGILEPAYSIGEQGLRYIGLTDESRGALERFRTLLTKSAFELAPGTWFLGEVERYYDNRYAVKGFKKLREGELVDDSVLDDTGMAIRLGSTTLVLAGCSHSGISNIARKARMVAGGDELVVLGGLHLANADAETVSRVVSELENEGVEEVYAGHCTGLRGEAELLKVYGDRMRKIHSGFTITAEAK, from the coding sequence ATGAGAGAGCTGTCCTCGATAAGGCTCGTCGTCTTAGTGGACGACTACGCCGGGTTCACCGAGGGGCTGCTCGGCGAGCACGGGTTCAGCACCTTAGTCGAGTTGAGGTACAGTGACGGGCTGGTAAAGAGGGTCTTGTTCGACACCGGCGCCACGAGTAGGGTCCTACTGTTCAACGCGAGAAGGCTTGGCCTGGACTTGGGGCTCGTAGACTATGTAGTTGTTTCGCACAGGCACTGGGACCACACAGGCGGCATTCCTGGAGTAGCAAAGGTCAACCAAAAGGCGACAGTGATAGCCCACCCGGGGATCTTGGAGCCGGCCTACTCCATCGGAGAGCAAGGCCTAAGGTATATAGGGCTCACGGATGAGTCTAGGGGTGCCCTGGAGAGGTTTAGGACCCTACTCACGAAAAGCGCGTTCGAGTTAGCACCAGGCACATGGTTCCTCGGGGAGGTCGAGAGGTACTATGACAACAGGTACGCTGTGAAAGGCTTTAAGAAGCTGAGAGAGGGTGAGCTCGTCGACGACTCTGTACTCGACGACACCGGCATGGCTATCAGACTAGGCAGTACAACGCTCGTCCTAGCTGGTTGCTCGCATAGCGGTATTTCAAACATTGCGAGAAAAGCTAGGATGGTCGCGGGTGGGGACGAGCTTGTAGTCCTGGGCGGCCTTCACCTCGCTAACGCGGACGCTGAGACTGTTAGTAGAGTCGTAAGCGAGCTCGAGAACGAGGGCGTTGAGGAGGTCTACGCAGGCCACTGCACCGGTTTAAGAGGCGAAGCCGAGTTGCTGAAAGTATACGGCGACAGGATGAGGAAAATCCACAGCGGTTTTACAATTACCGCAGAAGCTAAGTAA
- a CDS encoding proton-conducting transporter membrane subunit, giving the protein MLGVDLYPPLIPYALIGFAFLLPLLRVLGVKRSVSRDLALIATLAALYGSLEVYRSASSGVLVYTIGGFPIPVGIAYVVDGFSALFGLLIATLFAVLTPVSPVFVEDNEYFYSALLGLEAGLLGVVYTGDVFNMFVMLEVFTISAFVLISASKTRGAYRATITYAIVGMVAGTLFFFAAVLIYYVAGSLNIGHVAAMVSGIAPPAGRTSLVQLAILMPLFIITWSMLAESAISPLHFWLPEAYTHAPPVVSSLLSGLAEGVAFYVIARVYYTIYSGIPPYIQLMLSILGGLTVGVAGAGLLASKDLLKVAGYTVILDSGFMALALSMGARGLPVLIAYAIAHAFVKPIIFLVGGYATRLRVGVLRKSWPLAASFMIGVLNIVGVPPTALFMAKLQLYQVALESLGSNSVPALITLVSLPVGSVMALIGFMKVLPPLVATETREAAEKPPRYLMALVLYLALASLLLGILYNQVQAVVSSSVESMLNRLSYIGSALGKTTEVVYSYG; this is encoded by the coding sequence TTGCTGGGCGTTGATTTGTACCCGCCTCTCATACCGTACGCTTTGATCGGCTTCGCATTTCTCCTCCCGTTACTGAGAGTTTTGGGTGTTAAGAGGTCGGTATCGAGGGACCTGGCTCTAATAGCCACTCTCGCGGCTTTGTACGGCTCTCTTGAGGTCTACAGGTCTGCCTCCAGTGGCGTCCTTGTGTACACTATAGGAGGCTTTCCGATCCCTGTCGGCATAGCCTACGTTGTCGACGGCTTCTCGGCCCTGTTTGGTCTACTGATAGCAACGCTGTTCGCCGTGCTAACCCCTGTCTCACCCGTCTTCGTGGAGGACAACGAGTACTTCTACTCTGCTCTACTCGGCCTGGAGGCCGGCCTACTAGGAGTCGTATACACGGGTGACGTGTTCAACATGTTCGTTATGCTAGAGGTGTTCACTATTTCGGCTTTCGTTCTTATATCCGCGTCCAAGACGAGAGGTGCTTACAGGGCAACGATCACGTACGCCATAGTCGGCATGGTCGCGGGCACGCTGTTCTTTTTCGCGGCAGTACTAATCTACTACGTCGCGGGCTCCCTGAACATAGGGCACGTCGCGGCCATGGTCTCAGGGATCGCCCCGCCTGCGGGAAGGACTAGTCTGGTGCAGCTAGCCATACTAATGCCCCTCTTCATAATCACGTGGTCAATGCTGGCCGAGTCCGCGATCTCCCCCCTCCACTTCTGGCTGCCCGAGGCCTACACTCACGCGCCGCCCGTGGTGTCCTCCCTCTTGAGCGGCCTGGCCGAGGGCGTGGCCTTCTACGTTATAGCCCGGGTCTACTACACGATATACTCCGGCATCCCGCCTTACATCCAGTTGATGCTGTCGATCCTGGGAGGGCTCACGGTAGGGGTAGCTGGTGCCGGGTTACTTGCGTCGAAGGACCTGTTGAAGGTGGCAGGCTACACCGTGATACTGGACTCGGGCTTCATGGCCTTAGCCCTGTCAATGGGTGCGAGAGGGTTACCGGTCTTAATAGCGTACGCAATAGCACACGCCTTCGTCAAGCCCATCATCTTCCTAGTTGGCGGCTACGCGACGAGGTTGAGAGTCGGCGTTTTGAGGAAGAGCTGGCCCTTAGCGGCCTCTTTCATGATCGGGGTGCTCAACATCGTCGGCGTGCCGCCCACAGCGCTGTTCATGGCAAAGTTGCAGCTATACCAGGTAGCACTAGAGTCCCTCGGGTCGAACAGCGTGCCGGCGCTCATAACCCTGGTCAGCCTACCCGTGGGCTCCGTAATGGCTTTAATAGGGTTCATGAAGGTACTACCGCCCCTTGTGGCAACGGAAACTAGAGAGGCAGCAGAAAAACCGCCGAGGTACTTGATGGCTCTCGTGCTCTACCTTGCCCTGGCTAGTTTGCTTCTCGGAATTCTCTATAACCAGGTACAAGCCGTCGTATCCTCCTCTGTCGAATCCATGCTGAACAGGCTCTCATACATTGGTTCGGCCTTGGGGAAGACAACGGAGGTGGTGTACTCCTATGGCTAG
- the nuoB gene encoding NADH-quinone oxidoreductase subunit NuoB — translation MASLLGRLVDWARSRSPWMIHYCAACGAVEFPPLVMSPLDWERYGYMPVPSPRQADFVAGMGYLTRKTVKLMINLFRQTPNPKFVVAGCNCTATGGLYWDSYATYKRLDDFFTVSGWVPGCMPMPDDWTALITDLRRQIYEGLKGDKLKDAEEFIARVEEGERRWREEYFAKPQPPVNYAFKETYPECEEMYERAKLCVTSVRRERLKTALSELKEKGFVLLSNIDAVDYPKNGVIELYYFVENKDDSSQVALKTFVPRSEPEIESVHDLYPNALFIEREVYEMMGVVFKGHPELRKWILDGNWEGPPPLRKDVDTATYVVKTFYGGDKYGR, via the coding sequence ATGGCTAGCTTGCTAGGGAGGCTCGTAGACTGGGCTAGGTCGAGGAGCCCCTGGATGATACACTACTGCGCGGCCTGCGGGGCAGTGGAGTTCCCGCCCCTAGTGATGTCCCCGCTGGACTGGGAGCGCTACGGCTACATGCCCGTCCCGTCGCCTAGGCAGGCAGACTTCGTAGCTGGAATGGGCTACTTGACAAGGAAGACAGTGAAGCTGATGATAAACCTCTTCAGGCAGACCCCGAACCCGAAGTTCGTGGTGGCTGGTTGCAACTGTACCGCCACTGGAGGCCTCTACTGGGATTCGTACGCGACTTACAAGAGGCTGGACGACTTCTTCACGGTCTCCGGCTGGGTCCCCGGTTGCATGCCAATGCCGGACGACTGGACGGCCCTGATCACAGACCTCAGGAGGCAGATCTACGAGGGCTTGAAGGGAGACAAGCTAAAGGACGCCGAGGAGTTTATCGCGAGGGTCGAGGAGGGCGAGAGGAGGTGGCGGGAGGAGTACTTTGCCAAGCCCCAGCCCCCGGTCAACTACGCATTCAAGGAGACCTACCCTGAGTGCGAGGAGATGTACGAGAGGGCCAAGCTCTGCGTGACCAGCGTGAGAAGAGAGAGGCTTAAGACAGCCCTATCGGAGCTCAAGGAGAAGGGCTTCGTGCTACTCTCCAACATCGACGCAGTCGACTACCCCAAGAACGGCGTCATAGAGCTGTACTACTTCGTAGAAAACAAGGACGACTCGTCCCAGGTTGCTTTGAAGACCTTCGTGCCGAGGTCCGAGCCTGAGATTGAAAGCGTTCACGACCTCTACCCCAACGCCCTGTTCATCGAGAGAGAAGTCTACGAGATGATGGGGGTCGTTTTCAAGGGCCACCCGGAGCTCAGGAAGTGGATACTCGACGGCAACTGGGAGGGACCTCCCCCACTGAGGAAGGACGTGGACACAGCTACCTACGTCGTCAAAACGTTCTACGGGGGTGACAAGTATGGCAGGTAG
- a CDS encoding NADH-quinone oxidoreductase subunit D gives MAGRYMLYFGPQHPGAPGNVGFRLEMEGERVVRAELIPGFLHRGFEKMMENRKWENSYVLSYRFCVEDPDPFEVAYAEALDMVFKVDPPPKAKYFRMIQAEFSRIASHMFWTHFMLGSVGLRTPAYWALAAREEILKWFAWVTGHRIYHNFSVPGGIRSDVPQDFQSRTLDLTYRVEDLVKDVEKAALGNRVFKRRTRGIGVVKGETALRLGATGPVVRGGGLAYDVRKLAPYERYDSVNFEVPVGEVGDAYDRALVRFREVHESLKIIRQATMEVRPGGPYRVKIPLTAPPGRGYARVESARGEYTVHVTSVGGRSPYRVRFKSPSMPLLTTVLDYIIKNEEVTIADLPVILASLDPCAPDIDR, from the coding sequence ATGGCAGGTAGATACATGCTGTACTTCGGGCCGCAGCACCCGGGAGCGCCGGGGAACGTAGGGTTCAGGCTAGAAATGGAGGGGGAGAGGGTAGTACGGGCCGAGCTAATACCCGGCTTCCTCCACCGCGGCTTCGAGAAGATGATGGAGAACAGGAAGTGGGAGAACAGCTACGTCCTGTCCTACAGGTTCTGCGTCGAGGACCCCGACCCGTTCGAGGTCGCCTACGCAGAGGCGCTTGACATGGTGTTCAAGGTGGACCCGCCCCCTAAGGCCAAGTACTTCAGAATGATACAGGCCGAGTTCTCTAGGATAGCGTCTCACATGTTCTGGACCCACTTCATGCTGGGATCTGTCGGCTTGAGGACACCGGCTTACTGGGCCCTCGCAGCTAGGGAAGAGATACTGAAGTGGTTTGCCTGGGTCACCGGTCACAGGATATACCACAACTTCAGCGTCCCCGGGGGTATCAGGAGCGACGTGCCGCAGGACTTTCAGAGTAGAACACTTGACCTGACCTACCGCGTCGAGGACCTTGTCAAGGACGTGGAGAAGGCGGCGCTGGGGAACAGGGTCTTCAAGAGGAGGACGAGAGGGATCGGTGTGGTCAAGGGCGAGACGGCCCTCAGGCTCGGTGCCACAGGCCCGGTCGTAAGAGGGGGCGGGCTAGCCTACGACGTGAGGAAGCTCGCACCCTACGAGCGCTACGACAGCGTCAACTTCGAGGTACCGGTTGGAGAGGTCGGTGACGCGTACGACAGGGCTCTCGTGAGGTTCAGGGAAGTCCATGAGAGCCTTAAGATCATAAGGCAGGCGACCATGGAAGTGAGACCAGGCGGCCCATATAGGGTAAAAATACCCCTTACAGCACCTCCTGGGAGAGGGTATGCGAGAGTCGAGTCGGCGAGGGGCGAGTATACTGTTCACGTCACGAGCGTTGGCGGGAGGTCGCCGTACAGGGTGAGGTTCAAGAGCCCCTCGATGCCACTGCTCACGACGGTGTTGGACTACATCATAAAGAACGAAGAGGTAACAATAGCAGACCTCCCAGTGATACTCGCCTCCCTAGATCCGTGCGCGCCCGATATAGACAGGTGA
- a CDS encoding 4Fe-4S binding protein — translation MVLSTIAEAVKYLFKRPYTRLVPAKTGPFKADKMRGAHILDMSKCTGCSMCQLVCPANAIDMVEVPGQYPQNPRRRFPRIDLHKCTFCALCVEYCPFDALYMTSVTGFELYTRDKSTTLKSPVELSRGDYTLVTVKRDLYVIKEVKASG, via the coding sequence ATGGTACTCTCCACAATAGCCGAGGCGGTAAAGTACCTCTTCAAGAGGCCCTACACGAGACTAGTCCCAGCCAAGACGGGGCCTTTCAAGGCTGACAAAATGAGAGGTGCTCACATACTCGACATGTCGAAATGCACGGGGTGCTCGATGTGCCAGCTGGTCTGCCCAGCGAACGCGATCGACATGGTCGAGGTCCCCGGCCAGTACCCCCAGAACCCCAGGAGGAGGTTCCCTAGGATAGACCTCCACAAGTGCACTTTCTGCGCCCTCTGCGTCGAGTACTGCCCGTTTGACGCCCTCTACATGACGAGCGTGACGGGCTTCGAGCTCTACACTAGGGACAAGTCCACGACGCTCAAGAGCCCGGTCGAGCTCTCCAGAGGGGACTACACGCTCGTGACAGTAAAGAGGGATCTCTACGTGATTAAGGAGGTGAAGGCCAGTGGTTGA
- a CDS encoding monovalent cation/H+ antiporter complex subunit F: MVDASLLNYVLPVVLGVYGLAYSIYSIVVLRGPTVPDMVLALDVMTVDLIIIYLLIALFYESPMLAIGAIPLASWILLLDFVVAKYLLEVRKK; encoded by the coding sequence GTGGTTGACGCCTCGCTACTAAACTACGTGTTGCCGGTCGTACTGGGGGTCTACGGGCTCGCCTACTCCATCTACAGCATAGTCGTACTGAGGGGGCCGACGGTCCCAGACATGGTGTTAGCACTAGACGTCATGACCGTGGACCTGATCATTATCTACCTCTTGATAGCCTTGTTCTACGAGTCTCCAATGCTCGCGATCGGAGCGATCCCCCTGGCTTCGTGGATTCTGCTACTCGACTTCGTAGTCGCGAAGTACCTGTTGGAGGTGAGGAAGAAGTGA
- the mnhG gene encoding monovalent cation/H(+) antiporter subunit G, which translates to MIDILLFILGSSLLVLSAVLSLIGAVGFLRFRNFFLRLHPATVGSIGGGVYGLIGLALLTLSLDVPGYLKYYIFGVAIVSAALVVFASPTGSHILARAAYRSGEAVPRPLIRDKLKEAGLE; encoded by the coding sequence GTGATCGACATACTGCTGTTCATACTAGGCTCCTCCCTGCTGGTCTTGAGCGCGGTACTCTCCCTGATCGGCGCGGTCGGCTTCCTGCGGTTCAGGAACTTCTTTCTTAGACTACACCCAGCCACGGTGGGGTCTATAGGCGGCGGGGTCTACGGACTGATCGGCCTAGCACTGCTAACGCTCTCACTCGACGTACCCGGCTACTTGAAGTACTACATATTCGGCGTCGCGATTGTCTCGGCGGCTCTCGTGGTCTTTGCCTCCCCTACAGGCTCGCACATCCTCGCCAGAGCTGCCTACAGGTCAGGCGAGGCCGTACCCCGACCCCTGATTAGAGACAAACTAAAGGAGGCCGGCCTCGAATGA
- a CDS encoding Na(+)/H(+) antiporter subunit B: MTPVIILLLSAFSAVMALIATIKIVYERDVLKTIIISGVESLFYSIILASFLAPDLLIAYIAVGLGLNSAILLYALRGGERYEE, from the coding sequence ATGACCCCCGTCATCATCCTGCTCCTCAGCGCGTTCAGCGCGGTAATGGCTTTGATCGCCACGATAAAAATAGTCTACGAGAGAGACGTCTTGAAGACTATAATAATCTCAGGTGTCGAGTCGCTTTTCTACTCCATTATACTCGCCAGTTTCCTGGCCCCCGACCTGCTCATCGCGTATATAGCCGTAGGCCTAGGCCTCAACTCGGCGATCCTCCTGTACGCCCTGAGAGGGGGTGAGAGGTATGAGGAGTAG
- a CDS encoding MnhB domain-containing protein, which translates to MRSRGTLEDVGLVLSILLGVLLTYYLVRADVVSLTYGNIPLANLYLRTVPDPSSLFTSRSPEVVTSVIWDQRGYDTYFETSVLFIAIIGVLYLASLTGGLYKSSVSTVIPRVITKILFPVIVAVSVSVALHGHLTPGGGFQGGSIFAVAPFLYLLVFGRSLLEGKGFRSNALIFARSLAVFLITVVGSIVLVIGLLTGVPAFLFQNQPKPQLSPIGYPAYVVLPWGSVLLFSGTLMILNVLEFTAVSTGFTLALIVIDTVTGGRE; encoded by the coding sequence ATGAGGAGTAGGGGTACACTCGAGGACGTAGGACTGGTTTTGTCCATACTCTTAGGGGTTCTACTGACCTACTACCTGGTTAGAGCTGACGTGGTCTCTTTGACGTACGGGAACATCCCGTTGGCAAACCTCTACTTGAGAACCGTGCCCGACCCCAGCTCGCTGTTCACTAGTAGGAGCCCCGAGGTAGTTACCAGCGTTATATGGGACCAGAGGGGGTACGACACTTACTTCGAGACCTCGGTGCTGTTCATTGCGATCATAGGGGTGCTCTACCTAGCCAGTTTAACAGGTGGACTTTATAAAAGCTCTGTCTCCACGGTGATACCCAGGGTGATTACGAAGATACTCTTCCCCGTTATAGTCGCCGTTTCTGTGTCTGTCGCGCTACACGGTCACCTCACACCTGGCGGAGGCTTTCAGGGAGGCTCCATTTTCGCGGTCGCCCCCTTCCTGTACCTCCTAGTGTTTGGACGGAGTTTGCTAGAGGGGAAGGGGTTCAGGTCCAACGCACTAATATTCGCGAGGTCGCTAGCCGTATTCTTAATTACGGTCGTCGGCTCAATAGTTCTGGTCATCGGCCTGCTCACCGGCGTCCCTGCTTTCCTCTTCCAGAACCAGCCGAAGCCGCAGCTCTCCCCAATAGGCTACCCGGCTTACGTAGTGTTACCATGGGGTAGCGTCCTCCTGTTCTCTGGTACCCTCATGATACTAAACGTTCTGGAGTTTACCGCTGTCTCGACGGGCTTCACGTTAGCCTTAATTGTCATAGATACCGTGACAGGTGGTAGAGAGTGA
- a CDS encoding Na+/H+ antiporter subunit C: MIEGVLFYLIVFAVGVTIGVSIYGIIVRPHIVKKLVLLTILTDAVNVMAVLFGYYLRAISPPVYPGGSLEDFTFPSSGELKEFSSISVDPIPQVLIVTAIVIGLAELIFLSLVTYNIGVNYKTLMINKLEVEEQ, encoded by the coding sequence GTGATCGAGGGGGTCCTGTTCTACCTAATAGTCTTCGCGGTGGGCGTAACGATCGGGGTGTCGATTTACGGGATCATTGTTAGGCCGCACATCGTTAAGAAACTAGTGTTGCTGACGATCTTGACCGACGCCGTCAACGTCATGGCAGTGCTCTTCGGCTACTACTTAAGGGCAATCTCGCCGCCCGTCTATCCAGGAGGCTCCCTCGAGGACTTCACCTTCCCGTCGAGCGGTGAGCTGAAAGAATTCTCCTCTATAAGCGTCGACCCGATACCGCAAGTCCTCATCGTCACAGCGATAGTCATAGGATTAGCAGAGCTGATTTTCCTCTCCCTTGTCACATACAACATTGGCGTGAACTACAAGACATTGATGATTAACAAGCTGGAGGTGGAGGAGCAGTGA
- a CDS encoding Na+/H+ antiporter subunit E produces the protein MKRLLVVGLSIALVYLVYTGTLSIVEVLIAIGIGFALSGIIGVDLVKDESKLNARRFFEAVKYTFKYFTIIEYLAHYSVVKAILSRDPGLKPAIVEVPYYVNSEIAIVTIANSITNTPGTVVVDVDEKRKRFYVHWIFAEAFEGEEARKGVSAEFEDWAKKIFD, from the coding sequence GTGAAGAGGCTCCTGGTGGTGGGACTCTCTATAGCCCTCGTATACCTGGTGTACACTGGGACCCTTAGCATAGTCGAGGTCCTTATAGCGATCGGCATTGGGTTCGCTTTAAGTGGGATTATAGGGGTAGACCTAGTCAAAGACGAGAGCAAGCTCAATGCTAGGAGGTTCTTCGAGGCTGTTAAGTATACTTTTAAGTACTTCACGATCATAGAGTACCTCGCCCACTACTCGGTAGTTAAAGCAATACTGTCAAGGGACCCGGGGCTGAAGCCGGCTATTGTCGAGGTACCTTACTATGTGAACAGCGAGATAGCCATAGTAACGATCGCGAACTCTATAACCAACACCCCGGGCACGGTCGTGGTAGACGTAGACGAAAAGAGGAAGAGGTTCTACGTACACTGGATCTTTGCCGAGGCGTTCGAGGGCGAGGAGGCGAGGAAAGGTGTCTCGGCGGAGTTCGAGGACTGGGCTAAGAAGATATTCGATTAG
- a CDS encoding complex I subunit 1 family protein, with the protein MVHQVIWFLFESLVYPGLVFIILLIIFTQWLYRKLSARIQYRRGPIHSGPFGILQPLADLIKLLAKEDVYNVFGLNIPPLVVISLAIGALSSVTLLTPLALKPLYAPFDAVLVLYLLAFVPFAIAYLALSNPNPYTSIGVARYLALLIAAEPPYILSFLAPLIIAAKYEGTEYSVYLTSNFSYRLWAENPASMALAAASSFIAVMALLMVKPFDSPEAEAEIYWGLFTELGGPRLALGMFAKFAERIVYPLFFALLFLGGPWPFQGSGLLPVTVVLLKYLVVYVVLTILDNSLPRYRPDQAVEFLIKYLYPMSIISLVLAVVL; encoded by the coding sequence ATGGTTCACCAGGTAATCTGGTTCTTATTCGAGTCCCTTGTCTACCCCGGGCTCGTTTTCATAATCCTACTGATAATATTCACCCAGTGGCTCTACAGGAAGCTGTCTGCTAGGATCCAGTATAGGAGGGGGCCTATACACTCAGGCCCATTCGGGATACTCCAGCCCCTCGCCGACTTAATAAAGCTGCTTGCTAAGGAGGACGTTTACAATGTCTTCGGCCTCAATATACCACCTCTAGTAGTGATCTCCCTCGCGATAGGTGCTCTCTCGAGCGTTACACTACTTACACCGCTGGCGCTGAAGCCCCTCTACGCGCCTTTCGACGCGGTACTAGTCCTCTACTTACTAGCGTTCGTACCTTTCGCGATAGCGTACCTGGCGCTCTCAAACCCCAACCCGTATACCTCCATAGGCGTTGCGAGGTACCTGGCCCTCCTAATAGCGGCTGAGCCCCCCTACATACTGTCGTTCCTAGCGCCCTTGATAATAGCAGCCAAGTATGAGGGTACAGAGTACTCAGTCTACCTAACGAGCAACTTCTCGTACAGGCTGTGGGCGGAGAACCCGGCGTCCATGGCACTAGCCGCGGCGTCTTCCTTCATAGCTGTCATGGCGTTGCTGATGGTTAAGCCCTTCGACTCTCCTGAGGCCGAGGCGGAAATCTACTGGGGCCTGTTCACCGAGTTGGGAGGTCCGAGACTTGCGTTGGGCATGTTCGCGAAGTTCGCTGAGAGGATAGTGTACCCCCTGTTCTTCGCCCTGCTCTTCCTCGGAGGCCCCTGGCCCTTCCAGGGTTCGGGCCTGCTACCAGTTACGGTGGTTCTACTGAAGTACCTCGTCGTATACGTGGTGCTCACGATATTAGACAACAGCCTGCCGAGGTATAGGCCGGACCAGGCGGTCGAGTTCCTCATTAAGTACCTGTACCCAATGTCTATAATATCACTAGTTCTAGCGGTAGTGTTGTGA
- a CDS encoding deoxyhypusine synthase, whose translation MEEFILGEVKTLEVKERTVHQLLLEMSDVSFQGRALGEAYRVLIDMFEDSDNTIFMGLAGSMSTSGMWRIVKWFVENRYVDVLVSTGANISEDIVEAMGFKYYKTYPTVDDAKLLERKFDRFYDTVVNELEYRRMEGLIGEFIETLPEGGVYSTMEFLYLFGKFLNEKGIDSIVSAAYRAGVPVFSPALVDSGYGIAAVLKYRRGHRIVLDMVKDFAQLVEIGLRSKKISAIYIGGGVPKDYVNLVAVANTLVAEYEQGEHDYYKPLEYVVQFTTDSPQWGGLSGATLEEAVSWGKVSPRAKKRVVYVDATIALPLISHGLVSGGVKRRRTADLSWLFSELEKR comes from the coding sequence GTGGAGGAGTTTATCCTAGGTGAGGTGAAGACTCTAGAAGTCAAGGAGAGGACCGTTCACCAGCTCCTCCTCGAGATGAGCGACGTCTCTTTCCAGGGTAGGGCGTTAGGGGAAGCGTACCGGGTACTCATAGACATGTTCGAGGACAGCGACAACACGATCTTCATGGGTCTAGCGGGGTCAATGAGCACGTCCGGGATGTGGAGGATAGTGAAGTGGTTTGTAGAGAACAGGTATGTCGACGTCCTCGTATCCACTGGAGCCAATATAAGCGAGGACATCGTAGAGGCCATGGGCTTCAAGTACTACAAGACTTACCCGACGGTAGACGACGCTAAGCTACTCGAGCGGAAGTTCGACAGGTTCTACGACACCGTGGTCAACGAACTCGAGTACAGGCGGATGGAGGGCCTGATCGGAGAGTTCATCGAGACCCTCCCAGAGGGCGGCGTCTATTCGACGATGGAGTTCCTCTATTTGTTCGGCAAATTCCTGAACGAGAAGGGAATAGACTCGATAGTCTCCGCGGCCTATAGAGCAGGGGTACCAGTTTTCTCCCCGGCACTAGTAGACAGCGGCTACGGTATCGCCGCCGTCCTGAAGTACAGGAGAGGGCACAGAATAGTCCTGGACATGGTGAAGGACTTCGCACAGTTAGTGGAGATAGGCCTTAGGAGCAAAAAGATCTCCGCGATCTACATCGGAGGCGGCGTCCCCAAGGACTACGTAAACCTCGTCGCAGTCGCCAACACTCTAGTCGCAGAGTACGAGCAAGGCGAACATGACTACTACAAGCCGCTCGAGTACGTCGTCCAGTTCACTACCGACAGCCCTCAGTGGGGTGGGCTTAGCGGTGCAACACTCGAGGAGGCCGTGAGCTGGGGGAAAGTCTCGCCAAGGGCGAAAAAGAGGGTCGTCTATGTTGATGCCACTATAGCATTGCCTTTGATCTCCCACGGCCTGGTTAGCGGGGGTGTTAAGAGGAGGAGGACTGCTGACCTTAGCTGGCTCTTCAGCGAGTTGGAAAAGAGGTGA
- a CDS encoding VIT1/CCC1 transporter family protein: MGAVSMESTPSSIDKRQAYRFCLDEAFSLEVYKSLSKLEKDEERRRILSKLAEDEERHYEFWRKYAGKDCRPSYWKVWLFKLSYALLGPLFTIKLLERGEESAIREYSSLLGGLSGEARSTLEALIEDEESHEKELIGILSDPRLKYLGFVALGLADAIVEITGVNAGFLGATENTVIVGLAGLIVGFSAALSMAGASYLQSKHEKKVSPTRSAVVTGLAYILSVLLLVAPFFTMRSLPFAFATSVAASVSLTGVFTYYSSIVEDKDFKREFLESLFLLLGIALASYLLGAALSRHFGISTGV; this comes from the coding sequence TTGGGAGCAGTCTCTATGGAGTCCACACCTAGTTCGATAGACAAGCGTCAAGCGTACCGGTTTTGTCTCGACGAGGCCTTTAGTCTAGAGGTCTACAAGTCTCTGTCGAAGTTGGAAAAAGACGAGGAGAGGAGGAGGATTTTAAGCAAGCTGGCAGAGGACGAGGAACGGCACTACGAGTTCTGGAGAAAGTACGCAGGCAAAGACTGTAGACCCAGCTACTGGAAGGTGTGGCTCTTCAAGCTTAGCTATGCGCTCCTGGGCCCCTTGTTTACAATCAAGCTGTTAGAGAGGGGTGAGGAGAGCGCTATTAGAGAGTACTCCAGCCTGCTAGGCGGGTTGAGTGGGGAGGCGAGGAGCACCTTGGAGGCTCTGATCGAAGACGAGGAATCCCACGAGAAAGAGCTCATCGGTATACTCTCGGACCCTAGGTTGAAGTACCTAGGGTTCGTGGCTCTCGGGCTGGCAGACGCCATCGTGGAGATAACAGGTGTTAACGCGGGATTCCTCGGGGCCACCGAAAACACGGTCATCGTAGGCTTAGCGGGCTTAATAGTGGGCTTCTCTGCCGCTCTCTCCATGGCGGGAGCCTCATACCTCCAGTCGAAACACGAAAAGAAGGTCTCGCCTACCAGGAGCGCTGTGGTCACGGGGCTGGCCTACATCTTGTCGGTCCTCTTACTCGTAGCACCCTTCTTCACCATGAGGAGCCTGCCCTTCGCCTTCGCGACAAGCGTTGCTGCTAGCGTGTCTCTCACGGGGGTCTTCACCTACTACTCTAGCATAGTCGAGGACAAAGACTTTAAGAGGGAGTTTCTAGAGAGCCTCTTCCTTCTCCTAGGCATCGCTCTAGCGAGCTACCTTCTAGGCGCTGCCCTAAGTAGGCATTTTGGTATATCCACGGGCGTTTAG